In Peromyscus eremicus chromosome X, PerEre_H2_v1, whole genome shotgun sequence, the sequence CATTCAGCTGTGTTATGTGATAGGCCCCAGAAGACATTAAAATTCCTTTGAGTAAAGCGGGTAACACTTTCCGGTAAGTGAGAAATGTGGGACTTTTTGAGACCATCACCCAACATTGATCTCCCACCTCTATTCCTATTTTTCCCCTCATAAATAGGAAGCAGGCTGTGAGCAGGGGAAGCCAAGGAGAAAACAGccaaaaaagtatttaaaaagtaaaagatacACTCTTATTCCAGCTTTCCTTTTCTGGTGGCTTGTTCATTTCAGGTCTAGGACTATATGTCAGAGGAAATGGTAGATATTCatagctgggaggaggggagggagagggagaagctgCTGTCCCAGGCGTCTAGGGAAGAAAGAGTCAATTAAAAAAAGTACAAGTGGCCAGTAGCCCCAGGGGAGGATGCTGTCCTGTTTTGGTAATTGGAGGAAGGGAAACACAACTAGAGGAAAACGGGATTAGCCGCAAAGAAAGAGTAACAAGGCCTAGTATGGGGGAGGGAATGAAGGGGGGCGGGTCCTCTTCTGCCGCACTGCTGGTGGGAGGGGAAAGTGGGGATCCGAGTTGGTGGATGACGTCGCTCTCACGTGACCAAGAGCTGACGTGTGCAGAAGTCCTTCTTGTCCTGGTCGTTGTTCCCGTCTGAGTACCAGCTCCCTATTACCCTGAGGGCGGGCGGGCCTGCAACCGAGGAAAGAAGGAGGCGGAAAAGAAATTGTCCCAGATCCCTGCAGGTCAGTACCTGGGATATTCCATAAAGTGGGGGTGGTGGAGAGTGGAGGGCGGAGGCCGTCGCAGGTCCGGGGGCGCCGACGTCGTCTCTCCCACTTGCCACCCTCTTTCCAAGATATACGTCCCGCCCGCAGCCCATTTCGATGCTGCAAAACAGTGAGTAGGGGGTGTTTGGGCAGGCGCCCAGAAATCAGATGAGAATCTGCTGCGAGCTGAGGCCCGCAATCCGGAAAGGGAGCTGTGGCCTGGGTGTTGGCCCCTGGTCCACCAGGACTGTGCCGGCGGGGGAAAAACTGGACATGGGGTCCGGCGTGGTGGGGTGCAATGTGATGTATCAGCCGAACCCTGAGCCAGATATCGGGCGGGAAACCTTTAACAACCAGGCCTCCGAATTAGGAAAGAGTTTCGTTCTCTGGGGACTGGTCCGTCCACCAAGCACTCTGTAGCGGCTGTTTCCCGTCTTTCTGCCTGTGGCCGTGTCTTCTTTACCGTGGCTCTGTGTCTAGTGGGTCCAAGTCTCTCCCGGGTGCCCAGTCTTTCCGTAGGTTGTGGTACCACGCCAggcaagagaagaggaaggaaattaACCAGATCGGTGAAGGTCGATTTGAGGGTAAGACCATCTGGGGACCCTAGGAGCGGCGGGGGTAGAAAAGGGGGAAAACCAGAAAAGGTAATCTAGGTTTAGATTCGAGTCTAAATGTGTTTCTCACACTCCCCGAACTGTGGAGAAATGGCgtgcgctgtgtgtgtgtgtatgtgtgtgtgaatgtgctctcaggggtgggggcggggggcgggatGACAGCAGGGAAACCTATCAGATAGTTTGTTCATAATCCTTTTCTCTCAACAGCACTTAGTGTCCATGTTTTCGATCTGTCATCCTGCAGGTCTGCTGTAGCAGGTGGCACTGCTTGAAGCAAGGGAGGAACTTTCCCCGGATCAGCAGAGGTCGGTGTGGGCGTGGGGGCAGCCTGGAATGGGGGAGGGGTTAGAAATCAGTCTGGGTTTGGCCAGGCTCACTCAATCCTACTTTGTTTCCTTACATCCACCCATTTCAGACTAGGGAGGGGGCTAATTCTGTGCATGTTTTGATGGATGGCACAGTGAGGTTTAACAAAAATCCAACAACCTGCATGGTAAATTAGGAAAGCATAAAATATACAGTCCATGCAACAAGCTTTCATTTTTTCACTGTTTCTGGTATCTCTGCAGATCAAAAAGATTATTGGGTGTGGCAATACTTcgcaggaaaggaagaaggggccAACTGCTTGTTTCCAGGAGGTTAGTGTAAGGTTGCTCATCCCATGGGGTACCACAGGAGCATGTGACAGATGAGAGCCCGGCAACATTTGTGGGTGCCGTTGACTTTGTGCTTAGAGGCAAGAGTGAACTGGGGATGGGAGCAGggcggggtgggtgggtgggggagaagaGGCATGTAGGGAGAGAGGGAAATGAGGGAGATAGAGGTTTTTGTCGACGATCTGTATTCCCTATCCAGAATTCAATTACTACTTTCTTGCCCCTCTGGGGCAgcacacagagaagagaaagccgaaccctcttttcttcttccatttctagGTTGACCTCCAGAACCAGTTATTGTAGCCTTGAAGTGACTGAAGAAGATCGTTCTCCACAGGCCGGCCCTCAGGCCCGTAGCCGGCTCCCCCTACTTGGAGTGACTACTCTATTTCTTGGTCCCTGCCGTTGTCAGGGACGATTGCATGGGCTACGCCAGGAAAGTAGGCTGGGTGACTGCAGGCCTGGTGATTGGGGCTGGGGCCTGCTATTGCATTTACAGATTGGCCCGAGGAAGAAAGCAGACCAAGGAGAAAATGGCCGAGAGTGGTGCTGCTGATGTGGATGATGCTGGGGACTGTTCTGGGGCCAGGTATAACGACTggtctgatgatgatgatgacagtaaCGAGAGCAAGAGTATAGTTTGGTACCCACCTTGGGCCCGGATTGGCACTGAAGCAGGgaccagagccagagccagggcAAGAGCCAGGGCTACGAGGGCTCGGAGAGCTGTCCAGAAAAGGGCTTCTCCTAATTCAGATGATACTGTTTTGTCCCCTCAAGAGTTACAAAAAGTACTTTGTTTGGTTGAGATGTCTGAAAAGCCTTATATTCTCGAAGCAGCTTTAATTGCTCTAGGTAATAATGCTGCTTATGCATTTAACAGAGATATTATTCGTGATTTGGGTGGTCTCCCAATTGTTGCAAAGATTCTCAATACTCGGGATCCCATTGTTAAGGAAAAGGCTTTAATTGTCCTAAATAACTTGAGTGTGAATGCGGAAAATCAGCGCAGGCTTAAGATATACATGAATCAAGTGTGTGATGACACAGTCACTTCTCGACTGAACTCCTCTGTGCAGCTGGCTGGACTCAGGTTGCTTACCAATATGACTGTTACTAATGAGTATCAGCACATACTTGCTAATTCCATTTCAGACTTTTTTCGTTTATTTTCAGCAGGAAATGAAGAAACCAAACTTCAGGTTTTGAAACTCCTTTTGAATCTGGCTGAAAATCCAGCCATGACTAGAGAACTGCTTAGGGCTCAGGTACCATCTTCACTGGGCTCCCTCTTTAATAAGAAGGAGAACAAAGAGGTCATTCTGAAACTTCTGATAATTATCGAGAACATCAATGACAATTTCAAATGGGAAGAGAATGAGTCTGCTCAGAATCACTTTAGTGAGGATtcgctttttttctttttaaaagaatttcaagTGTGTGCTGATAAGGTTCTGGGAATAGAAAGCCACCATGATTTTCTAGTGAAAGTAAAAGTTGGAAAAGTCGCAGCCAAACTGACTGAGCGGATGTTTCCCCAAAGCCAGGAATAACGTGGTGGCTTTGTAGGATAGCAGCAGCACACCTTGTAAACTGTTCCTTTTCTCCACGTTGTTTATATGGCGAAGGAATCCTTTTGGCTGCCAATTTTGAATAATGAATATCATACTGTATCATTGATACTGGTATTTAACCGAGTTTGTCTTCAGATTTCAGTTGGTTGAATGAATATCACTACTTGTCCTGAAAACATGTTTGTTGCTTTTTATCTTAATGCCTAGATTGAAATATTTTTACTGTTTCCTCTGCTTAAGTGACAGTGAACCAGTTCATCCTAAGTAGGCTCCTTTCTGCCATTTGCATCAATTTTATTTGTGCATCATCAATAAAGATTTATGTTCATgccagaaagaaagaatagaagaagaaagaaactatCCTATCCTTCGGTTTATAATCTAGTTGTAGAgataaaaaacatacaaacaaaaaaccccaaaactagaTCCCAAGATTATTTGGAGCCTACATTCTGTGTGCCTTCAGAACATAGAAGAGGCACAGGCTTTGATGGCTGCTCCATGAGTCAGTTAAAGCTCCAGGGAGGACAGAGCCACTGAAAGGGAGTCCTGAATGGGGGAGGGAAGTTAGTGCATTCTGTGAGACCAGAGTCGAGAGGAAATGATGTGAGAAAGGCATTAATTTAGGAAACCTTATGGTAGTCAAAATAGCCTTCTTAGAGTGGAGAGTGTGGGAAATAGGACTCAATAAGTCTGGAAAACTGTGTGAAGCCCATTGCAGAAGgcttgttgaatgtatttttaacTAGGAAAGAATTGGGGGGTCAATATAAATGTCCTCCCCACACTCTGTCATCAAGGATGGTGTAGCAAAATGCATCCTTTCCCACTCTGGTGGTGGGCATTTGGCAATACGTATCATTAAGCCTTAAAATATGCAAACCTTTTGTCCTAAGGAGATAACTGAATAATTGGCCAAAGACTGAATGTGCAAGGCTGTTCTTGTCAGCACTGTCTTAAGGTAGTTAACATTGGGGACAACTTCAGTGTTCAACACACTGAATTGACTAAGTAGTTTAAAGAATGTCCATGCTGTGTGATAAATGTACTGATGGAACTCAGTATTGCTAGAAAAAGATACTCATCAAACATTGTTAAGTGAGCAAGGTAAGTCAGATAGCAGTATTTAGAGTATGATcacatatgggggggggggttaaatcATGTTTAAAAATAACACTAAAATCTATGGAACTATATACACCCAGTAGTACTAAGAGTTGTATTTGGATGAAAGATAACGAGCGATACTTTTTGTACTTgttattcatttatgttttcttatttatcaaaaataaatattgatttttaagaaaggtttggaaaaagaaaagtacGGGGAAAGCAGCAGGTGATTAATTTGAACATGTACTGAGTGGAAAATATTTAGGTCCCAAATGAGGTGGTTTGATACCTCCACTCCAGAATGAGAGATGATGGTGCAGATAAGGCTGACTGTGAGATTTGAACTAGAGAGTTTATGCAAAGCAGCTACACTATTCTTGCATATAGCAGCAGTTAATTAAGAAGTGTGAGTACCTTTAAGTACCCAGAATGTAGTGTTGATGGGTTTTGATTAACTTTTGTTTTGCTGGGGCATTCTTCTATGTTTCAGTgtcatttaataaataataagaataagaataataaaGGTTAACATTTATTAAGTGATTACCGTGTAGAGTTCTGTCATTCCTGCAAGGAACCTGTGGAAATAATTTCTCAAGTGTCCCAGGACTATAAGTATCACATCAGTTATGATCTCTCCTGCCTTCATGACATTTTCCTCACTGATGTGAGGATGCTACCCTGCTTTCTGTGTGACCAGGAAATGGTGTGGTTTTCTGTCTAGTTATGATTTAggttggctccaggtttttacaTATGTATTCTAATGTCTGTAGTAGGCCCAGGGACTGGTTGGCTTCATGTTGTTGGCTATGGTAACCCTACTAAGTCCTTCACGTATAGGAACTCATTTGATAGCACTTTAAAGGATGACATGATAGGAAATGAAGTGAAAAATTTTCTTGCCCCTGCTAAGATAAAAAGGATTGTTATGACCAGGGCAGGAGCAGATCCActtaaaataaatggaatttgAAGTGTTTGTGTGATATTCAGATACCGCATTGTCATTTGAATGAATTAATCCTGCTTTCAGTGACGATGTCCGGGCTGCAAATAACAATTTGAGCGAGCTGTCAGAAGTTAGATGAAAACTGAGGACGGGCCTGGATGAAGTCTCTGGAGGGCTGCCTAAAAGAACTAGATAAGAAACTAGCGGCTGAGGAGAGAAACACAGAATTTAGACAgcctattttatattttcttattaaaaaaaaaaaaaaaccaaaataactgttcttcaaGCTGCTTGAGAAAATAGAGGCAATGTGCAGAAAGTTGTCCCTTAGCTCAGTTACGtacaatgaacacacacatgggCACTCAGATCAAGCCACGCCCAGCTTGAGCCGCCCAGGGACGTGTTTGTACCTGGGCAGCAAAGGAGACTAAATGAAGTAATGAGAAGGCCCACTGTGGCCGGCACACTCCTGCTTGGCATCATCTGCTGCTTTTCTCCGTGTTACTCCTTGTTCCTTTCCTCCTTCGCTCCCTccgtcccttccttcctccctccctctctccttccctcacacTTGTGATTCTGTTTCCTCCTGGGAGTTAATTGGTGGCAGTCAGTCAGTGCTGTTCTGCCTTTCAGGGGTGCCTTTGATTTTGATGACACAATGCTATCCATGGGGGGCATTTATGTTCAATAATAGTTGTCATTGCTGTGGCCATAAAgtaactctgattttttttttagaaccctTCTTGAACAGAacagacacagaagaaaacaTTCTTGGCTTCTTGTTGCCCTGTGTGCTCTGCATGTATTTTTATGTCCCCATGCCTGGTACCATTTAAGTTAGGTAACACATTCTTTGGGCAAGTGCTTGGTGAGACTAGTGTGGGGCGTGGCCAGGCCACCTCCTGGGGTCCCAGTGTTTCCCTGGAAGGTTGCAGCTCTCAATCATTTTCAGAAGAGCAGGATCCTGGCCTGTGACAGTTGGCAGAGCTCAGGGGTCAGGTCAGGGAGAAGTTAGTTTCTTCTCTTTTAGGGAGGATGTTAGAGACGCAGAGGATATCCTGCTATTTTGATTTTCCCATCAAACAGTTTTAGGATCTGTGTCAGTCTCAGTGTGCTCAAAGATAATTTTCTAATAATGGGTCTCAGTTGGTTAAATcgtccccaccccccacaaagCATAACTTTTTGAGGCTCAggaaacaggctttctttctttaattcatATTTCATCTGCCTTGTTTCAAAAGAAACTCCAGCGTGGGGTACACAGTTGATGTAGGTAACATACATTTCATGTTCTTGACTCTCTGGTTTTGCTAGGTTCTCTTGAGAGTGGCTTTGAACACAGCGCTAACATTAGACTATTTTTCCATGCTGGCTATTTACATTATATTTACACCACATCCCAGGCTGAAGTTTGTCCCTGTTTTGTCTTTCTAAGTTGTGGCTCTTCCTTGCCTTTAACCCAGAGCAGTCTCAGCTCTGTTCTTAGGTCTCCTGTGTGCTCAGGCTGAGGGCaaggtgggggcagggaaggggTATTTACAACTGAGTGTGTTTCACCCTCTCCATTGGGGCCTTGTCAGGCCCCTGTTGAGAGCCTGGGCCATGTGTGTACTTGAAGAGGGGTGTGGGGGGACTGGGAGGGAAGGCAAGGGATGGAAGCCCTGGTGGAGGGGGCACTTTGTCTGCATAGGTTTATGCAAATGTAAGTTGATCCCCTCTTGAGAGTGGGCTGACCATTGACATCCTGAAAGGTGAAAGAGGAGCTCTAATAAAGGCAGCTTTGTCTAAGCTTGCAGCTCCTCAGTTACTGAGCCTTGCTGGGCTTGCAGACCATATAACATGTTATCGAATAAAGTGGGACttccttttgaaaacaaaatccagAATGATAATTTATTACTGTGAGAAATAGAATGAAACACACCAGATTCGTAGAATCTGCTGTTC encodes:
- the Armcx3 gene encoding armadillo repeat-containing X-linked protein 3, with translation MGYARKVGWVTAGLVIGAGACYCIYRLARGRKQTKEKMAESGAADVDDAGDCSGARYNDWSDDDDDSNESKSIVWYPPWARIGTEAGTRARARARARATRARRAVQKRASPNSDDTVLSPQELQKVLCLVEMSEKPYILEAALIALGNNAAYAFNRDIIRDLGGLPIVAKILNTRDPIVKEKALIVLNNLSVNAENQRRLKIYMNQVCDDTVTSRLNSSVQLAGLRLLTNMTVTNEYQHILANSISDFFRLFSAGNEETKLQVLKLLLNLAENPAMTRELLRAQVPSSLGSLFNKKENKEVILKLLIIIENINDNFKWEENESAQNHFSEDSLFFFLKEFQVCADKVLGIESHHDFLVKVKVGKVAAKLTERMFPQSQE